The Deinococcus arcticus genome contains the following window.
GGGGGGGGTCTTGGTGATGAATGTAAAGGAGCGGTCAGCGTAGATGGTGATCTCGACGGGGATGATCGCGTCACCCTTGTCGGCCGTCTGCGCGTTGAACGCCTTCGTGAACTCCATGATGTTCGCGCCGTACTGACCCAGCGCGGGACCCACGGGGGGGGCCGGGGTGGCCTTGCCCGCCGGGAGTTGCAGTTTGACTAACCCTGCGACTTTCTTCATTTGGTTCCTCCTTAGCTCCCCCGCGTCTGCCTGAAGGCGGACTGGGGTGCTGACGCTAAGTTCCGTTTGGTCCGCTCGGCTGGGCCGGGGCGGAAAACAGCAACTTTTTCAGTGTAGCGGTCTGTGGCCTCTTTGCCAAGGCCTGGGACCGCCAGACCCGCACGACTCTTACTTGGCGACCTGACTGAAGTCGAGTTCCACGGGCGTCTCGCGGCCAAAGATGCTGACCAGCACCTTGACCTTGGACTGCGCCATATTGACCTCGCTGACCACGCCGCTGAAGTCGGCAAAGGGGCCGCTGGTCACGCGCACCATGTCGCCCGCCTTGAAGTCAATCTTCACGCGCGGCGCTTCTTCCACGACCGGCTGCGCGGCCACACCCACCGAGGCCAGCAGGCGCTGCACCTCGTCGGGCGAGAGGGGCACGGGACGGGTGGCGGTGCCCACGAAGCCGGTCACGCCGTTGGTGCCGCGCACGACTTCCCAGGATTCGCCCAGTTCGCCGGGGGCGTCATCGTCTTCCACGTCCATCTGCACGAACACGTAGCCGGGAAACAGCTTGCGGCGAACGGTTTCTTTCTTGCCGCCCTCGCGCAGCTCCACGGCTTCCTCTTCCGGCTGGATCACCTGGAAGATTTTTGTGCCGCGCATGCCCAGCTTGGTCGCGCGTTCCATCAGGTGCTGCTCCACGCGGTCTTCCTGACCCACGTAGGTGTGCACGGCGTACCACTCGATACTCATGGCAGCACCACGCGCATCAGGTTGCTGAACAGCAGGTCCAGGGCGTACACGATCAGGGTCAGGGCGACCACGAAGATCAGCACAGCCTGCGTGCCTTCCAGCACCTGCGCCCGGCTGGGCCACGAAACGCGCGACAGTTCCGCACGCGAATCACGGAAGTACTGAATCAAGTTCATGCGTTCACCTGCGACAGAGAAAAGGGGAGATCTGCGGGCCGGCGGGCTGTGCCCGGGGGCCGGATCAGACCTTCTTCTCTTTGAAGACCACGTGCTTTTTCGCCACGGGGTCGTACTTGCGCAGTTCCATCTTCGCCTGGGTGTTGCGGCGGTTCTTGGTGGTGGTGTAGTAGAACCCGGTGCCGGCGGTGCTTTCCATTTTCACGATGATGCGGGGGCCGTCTTTCGCCATGAGCTGCTCCTTCGCAAAGTCCCCTGGGGGCCATTTGCTCCCAGCGTCCCGGGGGGGCGGGGGCCACCGGTTGTCGCTGGCCACGCTGGTAAAAGCCCGCCTTGTGGCGGGCAACATTCGAATTATAGGGGCCGGTCCCTCAGGTGTCCACTGTGCTCTGGATTCCGGTCGGAAAACCGTCAATGCTCAGGCGGTTTTTCCGCTGCTGGTAGTCGGCCAGCTGGTCCGGCGTCTGCCGCGCCGCCCAGGTGTTCAGTTCGTCGCGCTGGCGGTCCAGGGTCATCAGCGGCACGGCCATGCCGCAGGAGGTCTGCACGAGGTCCACGTCCAGCACGAAGATCTGACGGGCACCGGGGAGGGCAGGGAAGAGGCACAGGTGCTCGCTCCACCCCGCCTCTCCGGGCTGAAGCATCTGCGCCTGCCCGTACAGCCGCAAGATCAGCGGCGGCCCCTGAAAGGCACAGAACATCAGGGTCATGCGCGGTGTCTGCCGGAGGTGCGCCGCCGTCTCGTTGCCACTGCCCGTCACATTGAGCCACGCCACCCGGTTGGGCCCCAGCACCCGCAGGCTGTCCATGCCTTTGGGCGACACGTTGACCCGGCCGTCTGCTGCGGCGGTGCCCACAAAAAACATCGGCTGCGCCTCGATGAACGCCTGCAGATGATCGGTGATGCCCGGCAGCTGTTTGCCCATGGCCCCAGCCTACAGCCCAAAAAAAAGAGACCCCCGTGGGGGCCTCTGACCTGGACCTTGCGGTCTTATTCAATCACCTTGGCAACAACGCCAGCGCCGACGGTGCGGCCACCTTCGCGGATGGCGAAGCGCAGGCCTTCTTCCATGGCGATGGGCTTGATCAGCTCGACGATGAACGTGATGTTGTCACCGGGCATCA
Protein-coding sequences here:
- the rplK gene encoding 50S ribosomal protein L11, yielding MKKVAGLVKLQLPAGKATPAPPVGPALGQYGANIMEFTKAFNAQTADKGDAIIPVEITIYADRSFTFITKTPPMSYLIRKAAGLQKGSATPNKAKVGKLNWDQVLEIAKTKMPDLNAGSLDAAANTVAGTARSMGVTIEGAPNA
- the nusG gene encoding transcription termination/antitermination protein NusG — its product is MSIEWYAVHTYVGQEDRVEQHLMERATKLGMRGTKIFQVIQPEEEAVELREGGKKETVRRKLFPGYVFVQMDVEDDDAPGELGESWEVVRGTNGVTGFVGTATRPVPLSPDEVQRLLASVGVAAQPVVEEAPRVKIDFKAGDMVRVTSGPFADFSGVVSEVNMAQSKVKVLVSIFGRETPVELDFSQVAK
- the secE gene encoding preprotein translocase subunit SecE; this encodes MNLIQYFRDSRAELSRVSWPSRAQVLEGTQAVLIFVVALTLIVYALDLLFSNLMRVVLP
- the rpmG gene encoding 50S ribosomal protein L33, which translates into the protein MAKDGPRIIVKMESTAGTGFYYTTTKNRRNTQAKMELRKYDPVAKKHVVFKEKKV
- a CDS encoding pyridoxamine 5'-phosphate oxidase family protein; the protein is MGKQLPGITDHLQAFIEAQPMFFVGTAAADGRVNVSPKGMDSLRVLGPNRVAWLNVTGSGNETAAHLRQTPRMTLMFCAFQGPPLILRLYGQAQMLQPGEAGWSEHLCLFPALPGARQIFVLDVDLVQTSCGMAVPLMTLDRQRDELNTWAARQTPDQLADYQQRKNRLSIDGFPTGIQSTVDT